The proteins below are encoded in one region of Carcharodon carcharias isolate sCarCar2 chromosome 2, sCarCar2.pri, whole genome shotgun sequence:
- the LOC121287575 gene encoding lysophosphatidic acid receptor 6-like, with the protein MNQTLVGGLVLNVVALWILCFKCKKWTVSTIYMTNLIISDILLLFSLPFKIYAYQVGTWSLSPGFCNFLESLYYVNIYASMLIIILIILDCYITIKHPFLARTFRSPKKTLIACALVWIVVWSCCISLYDKRKSANCFFNHSPFVWKVHTVVTLQTIFLVTALLVVFCSIQFIRTLKRSGSLKSEKISTRKSTTIVLSNLLTFLVCFTAYHAGILMYFLARKCWIADGYLVPLRNFCKYACV; encoded by the exons ATGAACCAGACCTTGGTGGGCG GATTGGTGCTCAACGTGGTCGCATTGTGGATTCTGTGCTTCAAATGTAAAAAGTGGacagtgtctaccatctatatGACTAACCTGATCATTTCAGACATTTTGCTGCTTTTCTCCCTGCCTTTCAAAATCTACGCCTACCAGGTTGGGACGTGGTCCCTGAGTCCGGGATTCTGCAACTTCTTGGAATCTCTGTACTATGTGAACATTTATGCAAGCATGCTGATCATCATATTGATCATTTTGGATTGCTACATTACCATAAAACATCCCTTTTTGGCCAGAACCTTCAGATCCCCAAAGAAAACTTTGATTGCCTGCGCCCTGGTGTGGATTGTTGTCTGGTCTTGCTGTATCTCCCTTTATGATAAAAGGAAATCTGCAAACTGTTTCTTCAACCATTCTCCCTTCGTTTGGAAAGTGCATACTGTTGTAACTCTCCAAACCATATTCCtagtcactgctctcctcgtggtcTTCTGTTCCATTCAGTTCATCAGAACTCTAAAGAGAAGTGGCAGCCTGAAATCTGAGAAAATCTCCACTAGGAAATCCACAACAATTGTCCTTTCAAATCTGTTAACATTTCTTGTTTGTTTCACTGCTTACCACGCGGGGATCCTAATGTACTTTTTAGCTCGGAAATGTTGGATAGCAGATGGTTACCTGGTCCCTCTGCGCAACTTTTGCAAATATGCCTGTGTTTAG